Proteins from a genomic interval of Arachis hypogaea cultivar Tifrunner chromosome 10, arahy.Tifrunner.gnm2.J5K5, whole genome shotgun sequence:
- the LOC112716384 gene encoding transcription factor PRE6 encodes MSSRRSRQQSGSNRISDDQIIELVSKLRQLVPEIRDRRSDKVSASKVLQETCNYIRNLHREVDDLSERLSQLLATIDADSAEAAIIRSLINQ; translated from the exons ATGTCTAGCAGAAGGTCAAGGCAACAATCAGGGTCTAATAGAATCTCCGATGACCAAATCATCGAACTTGTTTCAAAGTTGCGCCAACTTGTTCCTGAGATTCGAGATAGGCGCTCTGAtaag GTTTCAGCTTCTAAGGTTCTACAAGAGACATGCAACTATATAAGAAACTTACACAGAGAGGTTGATGATTTAAGCGAACGTTTGTCTCAATTGTTGGCCACAATTGATGCTGATAGTGCTGAAGCTGCCATCATAAGGAGCCTAATTAACCAATAA